AGTATTTAAAGAATCGATACAAATTTTCATGCCATTTTTAGAGCTTTTTTTCGGATTATATTTATCCACATATGAAGAAGGCAAAGTAACAATATGATAATCAATGCAGACCTTTAGAATTTCGTCAAATAGTATATCTCTTTGTTTTGCGCTAAGCTTTTTTGAATCTTTGATATTTTCATTAATATAGCCATTAGGCATTATTACAGATGCTACAACTAACGGCCCCGCACAGCATCCCCTGCCTGCTTCATCAACTCCTGCAATAAGCTTATAATCATTTCAGTTTTTAAGCTCGTAATCTAACATTTTACATCCTTAAAATAAAGAAAATGAACTATCTAAGTTCATCCTTCTTTTCTCTTATGTTATCTTCTGAAATGTCTCTGACTTCTGCTTCAACTATTTCGCCATCAGAACCTGATTTATTGCCTTTTTCGTCATTTTTACTAGATGAATTTTCAGCACGTTTCTTAGCTTCTTGTTGCTCTAAAATATCTAATACTAAGTTAGCCAATGTAGCTTTTTCCATACTTTGGTAGCCTGAAATATATAGTTTTTGAGCTGCTTCATAAAGTTTTTCATTTGGCAAGTCCATAAGCTTTTTATAATTCTTTTCTCTTGCTAACTTAGCTGGATCCACTTCATCATCCTTGTCCATTTTTTCAGGTTTTGAATCAGCTGATTCTTCGCCTTCTTCAGCAGAATAATCACTAGGTTTTGACTCTAGTTGACCACCAAAAGCAGCTTGAATGTTTTCGACTAATTCTTTAAGCTCAGGATTTGCATCAAGTTGTTTTTTAGCTTCTTCATATCTTTGCACATTTATATACGCAATCTTAATAAACATGTATTTTCTAACAAATACAAAATATGCAACTGCTAGAATTATTGTAAATAATATAGTCAATATCATTCTTGTTAAGATATAGTTACTAAATGCAACATCTCCAGAAGAATTTACACCTTTTCCTTGAATAATTGCTGATACAGAATTTCATATATTAACAAATAAAATTATGAAATATATTGTTAGCGGTCAAGAGTAAATTTTTGCAAAGTTTTTTTTCTTATAGCCCTGTAAAACAGATAAAAACATCAAAATAGTAGACACTAAGATTCCAGCAGATGCTACATATTTAAATATTATTCAAAACAAATGCATATTCTTTAAATATTCGGGAGAGAAATTTTTATCAGGGTTTTGATCAAAAAATTCATTAGTGACATTTATGTAAGCAAGGTCAAGCGATGCAGTTACTATAAAATAAAGAATTAATATAATGAATGAAACAAAAGTTGAAATGAAAATAGGACGAAAAGTTTTCTTTTCATGCTTTCATAATCCTTCAAAAGATGCTTCAAATCTGAAGTGGTTATTAAACATATTTCTCCTTAAGGAAAATATTAATAATTAACTAAATAATATATTATTAATCATCATTTTTTAATAATTCGTAATCATATTCAGCAATATCAAATTCTTTAGGTATATCAGAATACACTTCGATTAATTTATTTATAACTGGATGCATAAAACTCAACTTATATGCATGCAATCTTTGATTAAATTCATCAACACTTTTACCATAAATACTATCACCATACACAGGGTGTTTTATATATGCTAAATGCACTCTAATTTGGTGTGTTCTTCCAGTTTCAAGTTCACATTTTACTAAAGAATAAGGCTTATTATCAATGTAAAAACTTTTAAGCATATGTACATATGTCACTGAACTCTTGCCGTCTTTATGTATGCTCATTAGCTTTCTATTTTTTGTATCTCTTTGAATAGGTAAATTAATCTTAGTTGTTTTATTAGGCAATATTCCTTCACAAATAGCTAAATAAGTACGCTTAATTTGGTGATTTTTAAGCATTTTAGCTAGTTCATTGTGAGTTTCATTATCTTTAGCAATAATCAAAAGTCCGCTAGTATCTTTATCAATTCTGTGCACAATTCCTAAGCGCAACAAACCATTTGCATCTGACAAATTGTTTTTAAAATGATACATTAGTGCATTAACTAAAGTGTCATTAAGATGACCAGGTGCTGGATGAACAACTAATCCACTAGGCTTGTTTAAGATTAACAAATACTCATCTTCATACCTAATATCAAGCGGCATATCAACAGCTTCAATATTACTTTCTTTTTCAAGCAATCTTAAAACAGTAATTACCATGCCTTCACGCACCATGTAATTAGGTTTTCTAACAAATTTTCTATCATCTACATAAACAGCTTCTTGTTCAATTAACGCCTTAGCATCATTTCTAGTAATTTCAGAATTATCACTTATATACTTGTCTATTCTTTCTTTGTATTTAACTTCTAATTGAATCATATGTTTTGAATTATAAATTATTAAATAAATAATTTAACTAACTAATCAAGGACAAAATACAAGAAAAGCAAGCACAACATTAATTAAAATAAGTAGAACTACCGGGAATTTCTTTTTGTACATAATTGATGAGAATATGACTGTAAACAAGACATAAATGAATAAAATTGGCATGCCTGTTTTTTCAAAATATTGAGCCTTTATTTTCATATTATCAATCTTGGCATAGTCGCTAATAGATTTATTAAAAATAACTTGTGGGAATGCTATTCCTATTATGAGTTGAATAATTAGCGCGCCAATAATTCCAACAATTACTGGATTCATAATTTTTACTAACCCTTGCAAAAATGGTGACTTATTTTTGCTTGACATTAGCTTCATTGAGAAAAACATTGCTAAAAATGGTACAAGAACAAATGTTAAATAAGTAAAGAATGTAAATATAAAGCCTCATCAGTGGCCATTTGCAACCAAATAGCCTGTGGCAAAGGCTAATTTAGTAGAAAAAACGCCTGGAGTTGCATTACTTATTGTAAATAAGTTTGACACAGTTTGGCTATCAATATTGGTTGCAAAATGCTTATTCAAAAATTCCCAAAGTCAGCTAAATATAGGCATAAAGATCTGTCCGCCACCAAATACTGACAAACTAATAAATATAATGAAAATTATGGTAGTTAGTATCATTAAAAAGGTCATTATTTACCGCCTTTCGAATGATCTTCGCTAGAAAGAATCAAATCACCCTTATGATTTTTCTTGTTTCTAATTATTTTCTTTCTTGAAAAGTAAACAATTGTAAAAATAACCATTATTGTAACCATAATAATAACTGGCATATTATATGGAGCAGGCACAAAAAGTGCATACAAAATAGTTATTAAAAATAGTAAAAATCATAGCCATTGTTTAATGGCTTTTAGTCCTTTTCTAACGTAGTTATAAACAAAAACAATCAATGAACCTATTATTGTCGATAAGACAGCAACTTCAATCACAAAAAGATATTTAAAAGGAATATATTGAGTAAAGTAAAAAATCAAGAAACCAAAAATTACATGAGGCAAGACACCGAAAACAATAACAATTAATGCCTTTCAAAAACCTAAAGTTTTAAAAGCAATATAACTCAAGGCCTCGATAACTGAAGCGCCGGGAAGCACGTTGGTTAAAATAACATTCTCTTCAAACTCTTTTTC
This sequence is a window from Mycoplasmopsis agalactiae PG2. Protein-coding genes within it:
- a CDS encoding chromate transporter, with the protein product MHTEELVNRVKPSFWKVLWFIIFTSFIGFGGGNALLPIFKRYSVDKYRWLSEKEFEENVILTNVLPGASVIEALSYIAFKTLGFWKALIVIVFGVLPHVIFGFLIFYFTQYIPFKYLFVIEVAVLSTIIGSLIVFVYNYVRKGLKAIKQWLWFLLFLITILYALFVPAPYNMPVIIMVTIMVIFTIVYFSRKKIIRNKKNHKGDLILSSEDHSKGGK
- a CDS encoding chromate transporter, giving the protein MTFLMILTTIIFIIFISLSVFGGGQIFMPIFSWLWEFLNKHFATNIDSQTVSNLFTISNATPGVFSTKLAFATGYLVANGHWWGFIFTFFTYLTFVLVPFLAMFFSMKLMSSKNKSPFLQGLVKIMNPVIVGIIGALIIQLIIGIAFPQVIFNKSISDYAKIDNMKIKAQYFEKTGMPILFIYVLFTVIFSSIMYKKKFPVVLLILINVVLAFLVFCPWLVS
- a CDS encoding RluA family pseudouridine synthase, translating into MIQLEVKYKERIDKYISDNSEITRNDAKALIEQEAVYVDDRKFVRKPNYMVREGMVITVLRLLEKESNIEAVDMPLDIRYEDEYLLILNKPSGLVVHPAPGHLNDTLVNALMYHFKNNLSDANGLLRLGIVHRIDKDTSGLLIIAKDNETHNELAKMLKNHQIKRTYLAICEGILPNKTTKINLPIQRDTKNRKLMSIHKDGKSSVTYVHMLKSFYIDNKPYSLVKCELETGRTHQIRVHLAYIKHPVYGDSIYGKSVDEFNQRLHAYKLSFMHPVINKLIEVYSDIPKEFDIAEYDYELLKNDD
- a CDS encoding ribonuclease HII, which codes for MLDYELKNWNDYKLIAGVDEAGRGCCAGPLVVASVIMPNGYINENIKDSKKLSAKQRDILFDEILKVCIDYHIVTLPSSYVDKYNPKKSSKNGMKICIDSLNTKPDLVITDFEKIDELAIKQVNLVKGDSISFNVACASILAKVTRDRYMIKIANKYKEYEFEKHKGYCTKRHTESIIKYGASPEHRLTYKNVREAISIYEQRKLN
- a CDS encoding APC family permease, which gives rise to MFNNHFRFEASFEGLWKHEKKTFRPIFISTFVSFIILILYFIVTASLDLAYINVTNEFFDQNPDKNFSPEYLKNMHLFWIIFKYVASAGILVSTILMFLSVLQGYKKKNFAKIYSWPLTIYFIILFVNIWNSVSAIIQGKGVNSSGDVAFSNYILTRMILTILFTIILAVAYFVFVRKYMFIKIAYINVQRYEEAKKQLDANPELKELVENIQAAFGGQLESKPSDYSAEEGEESADSKPEKMDKDDEVDPAKLAREKNYKKLMDLPNEKLYEAAQKLYISGYQSMEKATLANLVLDILEQQEAKKRAENSSSKNDEKGNKSGSDGEIVEAEVRDISEDNIREKKDELR